A window of Clostridium sp. 'White wine YQ' contains these coding sequences:
- the fliY gene encoding flagellar motor switch phosphatase FliY, with translation MSNGFLSQEEIDSLLNGNPSSTASQPEADDDQNLKDIEKDLLGEIGNISMGSASTALSQIINQQVNITTPVVTLTTLHEVKKGFETPNIVLEVEYTSGIVGKNILIMKNSDASVIANLMMGGDGSVTVTELSEIEISAVQEAMNQMIGSAATSMATMFSREVNISPPKSKVWQNDGDEIADDISDEEKVVKVSFRMTIGSLVDSSIMQILPVSTAKKIVAIMMGEEDLIGSETSNEVASKEIHQEAPVQRAQSHAETRVQENNTYASSAPAPVQAPAPVVEVHRAQFEPLSAGGSGAAHSNIDLILDVPLEISVVLGRTKKSIRDILNFSSGSLIELEKLAEEPVEVLVNGKKIAYGEVVVVDENFGVRITSIVSGAERIKSLR, from the coding sequence ATGAGTAACGGATTTCTTTCACAAGAAGAAATAGATTCACTTTTAAATGGAAATCCTAGCAGTACAGCAAGTCAGCCTGAAGCGGATGATGATCAAAATTTAAAGGATATAGAAAAAGATTTGTTGGGTGAAATTGGAAATATATCCATGGGCTCAGCATCAACTGCCTTATCACAGATTATTAATCAACAGGTTAATATCACAACTCCAGTGGTAACACTGACAACATTGCATGAGGTTAAAAAAGGATTTGAGACACCAAATATAGTATTAGAAGTAGAATATACTTCAGGAATTGTAGGTAAGAATATCCTTATTATGAAAAATAGTGATGCATCAGTTATAGCAAATCTGATGATGGGTGGAGATGGTTCTGTAACAGTTACAGAATTATCAGAAATAGAAATATCAGCAGTTCAAGAAGCAATGAATCAAATGATAGGTTCAGCAGCAACTTCAATGGCAACAATGTTCTCAAGAGAAGTAAATATTTCCCCACCTAAATCAAAAGTTTGGCAAAATGATGGCGATGAAATTGCTGATGATATCAGCGACGAAGAGAAGGTAGTTAAAGTTTCTTTCAGAATGACAATAGGTTCGCTAGTAGATTCAAGCATAATGCAAATATTGCCTGTAAGTACAGCAAAGAAAATAGTTGCAATTATGATGGGAGAAGAAGACTTGATTGGAAGCGAAACTAGTAACGAAGTAGCTTCAAAGGAAATTCATCAAGAAGCACCAGTCCAAAGGGCACAAAGTCATGCTGAAACAAGAGTACAAGAAAATAATACATATGCAAGTAGTGCACCAGCACCAGTTCAAGCACCAGCTCCAGTAGTTGAAGTGCATAGAGCGCAATTTGAACCATTATCAGCAGGTGGCTCAGGAGCAGCACATAGTAATATTGATTTAATATTAGATGTACCTCTTGAAATATCAGTAGTTCTTGGAAGAACTAAAAAGAGTATAAGAGATATTTTAAATTTCTCAAGTGGATCTTTAATAGAGTTAGAAAAACTTGCTGAAGAGCCAGTTGAAGTTTTAGTAAATGGTAAGAAGATAGCTTATGGTGAAGTTGTAGTTGTTGATGAAAACTTTGGCGTGAGAATTACAAGCATAGTTTCAGGTGCTGAAAGAATAAAATCATTAAGATAA